The following proteins are encoded in a genomic region of Stutzerimonas balearica DSM 6083:
- a CDS encoding inorganic phosphate transporter, whose protein sequence is MSLISDYGLVLLVLACAFGFFMAWGVGANDVANAMGTSVGSRALTIKQAIFIAMIFEFCGAYLAGGEVTETIKNGIVDAQVIAPDLMVLGMMSALLAAGTWLLIATMKGWPVSTTHSIVGAVIGFAAVGVSLDAVHWEAIGPIVASWVVTPMLSGVVAFGLFMSVQKLIINTDHPFENAKRFVPLYMFLTGFMVALMTVTKGLKHVGLQLTSEQGVLVALGIGVLVALLGVALLSRIKLDLEADKTFHFASVEKVFAVLMIFTACSMAFAHGANDVANAVGPLAAIVGVIQSEGAAEIAAKSAVPGWVLLLGAVGIVIGLATYGYKVIATIGKEITELTPSRGFAAELATATTVVGASAIGLPVSTTHTLVGAVLGIGIARGIGALNLGVVGSIFMSWLITLPAGAFLAIVFFTVLKFIFT, encoded by the coding sequence ATGTCTCTCATCTCGGATTACGGCCTCGTACTCCTGGTACTCGCCTGCGCGTTCGGTTTCTTCATGGCCTGGGGCGTGGGTGCCAACGACGTGGCCAACGCCATGGGCACCTCGGTCGGCTCGCGCGCGCTGACCATCAAGCAGGCGATCTTCATCGCCATGATCTTCGAGTTCTGCGGTGCCTACCTGGCCGGCGGCGAAGTCACCGAAACGATCAAGAACGGCATCGTCGACGCCCAGGTGATCGCCCCGGACCTGATGGTGCTGGGCATGATGTCGGCGCTCCTGGCCGCGGGCACCTGGCTGCTGATCGCCACCATGAAGGGCTGGCCGGTTTCCACCACCCACTCGATCGTCGGCGCGGTGATCGGCTTCGCCGCGGTCGGCGTCTCGCTCGATGCGGTGCACTGGGAGGCCATCGGCCCGATCGTCGCCAGCTGGGTGGTCACGCCGATGCTCTCGGGGGTGGTCGCCTTCGGTCTGTTCATGAGCGTGCAGAAGCTGATCATCAACACCGATCACCCGTTCGAGAACGCCAAGCGTTTCGTCCCGCTGTACATGTTCCTCACCGGCTTCATGGTCGCGCTGATGACCGTGACCAAGGGGCTCAAGCACGTCGGCCTGCAGCTGACCAGCGAGCAGGGCGTGCTGGTAGCGCTGGGTATCGGCGTGCTGGTTGCGCTGCTCGGCGTCGCGCTGCTCAGCCGCATCAAGCTGGACCTGGAAGCCGACAAGACCTTCCACTTCGCCAGTGTGGAAAAGGTCTTCGCCGTGCTGATGATCTTCACCGCCTGCTCCATGGCCTTTGCCCACGGGGCCAACGACGTGGCCAATGCGGTCGGCCCGCTGGCAGCAATTGTTGGCGTCATCCAGTCCGAAGGCGCGGCCGAGATCGCCGCCAAATCCGCGGTACCGGGCTGGGTGCTGCTGCTCGGCGCGGTCGGTATCGTCATCGGCCTGGCCACCTACGGCTACAAGGTGATCGCCACCATCGGCAAGGAAATCACCGAGCTGACGCCCAGCCGTGGCTTCGCCGCCGAGCTGGCTACCGCGACCACCGTGGTCGGCGCCTCGGCCATCGGCCTGCCGGTCTCGACCACCCACACGCTGGTCGGCGCGGTGCTGGGTATCGGCATCGCGCGCGGGATCGGTGCGCTGAACCTGGGCGTGGTCGGCTCGATCTTCATGTCCTGGCTGATCACCCTGCCGGCCGGTGCCTTCCTCGCCATCGTGTTCTTCACTGTTCTCAAGTTCATCTTCACCTGA
- a CDS encoding TIGR00153 family protein: MPVNPFVSLFGRSPIGPMQQHMAKSHECAANLVPLFQAVMAEDWERVEQIQKEMAQLENEADKLKKSVRQHLPKSLFLPVPRSDLLDLLSVQDKIANRAKDIAGLILGRCMKVPQDLQPQMLAYVQRSVDASAQALKALKELDSLLETGFSGREATLVEKMVEELEEIERDTDRMQVTVRRSLYKLEKDLPPVDVIFLYKIIEWIGDVADRAERVGNRLEQLLAR; the protein is encoded by the coding sequence ATGCCAGTCAATCCTTTCGTCAGCCTGTTCGGCCGCTCGCCCATCGGGCCGATGCAGCAGCACATGGCCAAGTCTCACGAATGTGCTGCCAACCTGGTGCCGCTCTTCCAGGCGGTCATGGCCGAGGACTGGGAGCGTGTCGAGCAGATCCAGAAAGAGATGGCCCAGCTGGAGAACGAGGCCGACAAGCTCAAGAAGAGCGTCCGCCAGCACCTGCCGAAAAGCCTGTTCCTGCCGGTTCCGCGCTCCGATCTGCTGGATTTGCTGAGTGTACAGGACAAAATCGCCAACCGTGCCAAGGACATCGCCGGCCTGATCCTGGGCCGCTGCATGAAGGTCCCGCAGGACCTGCAGCCGCAGATGCTCGCCTACGTGCAGCGCAGCGTGGATGCCAGCGCCCAGGCCCTGAAGGCGCTCAAGGAACTGGATTCGTTGCTCGAGACCGGCTTCAGTGGCCGAGAGGCGACGCTGGTCGAGAAAATGGTCGAGGAGCTCGAGGAAATCGAGCGTGACACCGACCGCATGCAGGTCACGGTACGCCGCAGCCTGTACAAGCTGGAAAAGGACCTTCCGCCGGTGGACGTGATCTTCCTTTACAAGATCATCGAGTGGATTGGCGACGTGGCCGACCGGGCCGAGCGAGTCGGCAACCGACTGGAACAATTGCTGGCGCGCTAA
- a CDS encoding CYTH domain-containing protein — protein sequence MQKETEIKLHASRETLLALREHPLLKKRNKSGWQRHELFNQYFDSPDHALAQARVALRLRRDGEQYIQTLKSRGQSVAGLSERNEWDWYLDKPKLDPKKLTDDCWPASLAGLDKKTLKPIFTTDFVREKADIAWGRGKQKVVIEAALDQGQVLAGKAAEPISELELELRQGEPAALLELAIELAAELPLMPCDISKAERGYRLHDPAHYQVQLPAPSLTATMPLDQAIPALAWHLLGNSGRLAEQYRHSGHWRLLADWFEQLTGLRALLASLGQAAPRASTRELRELLDALIGDWRPRIEAGQQDEQLRQQAPGLFAEELGQTRWGLLSLKASLWLLQSGWQNGRNARGDRQGAAPLGNWLLHLCRDEAKALQLPLYQRQPEDLAEQLPRMERLLVWLKLARSVLDLPEVDRLYGELAKLQSLASEPLSEESRPRRSEQAHRVWTLPAWKQLER from the coding sequence ATGCAGAAAGAAACCGAAATCAAGCTGCACGCCAGCCGCGAGACCCTTCTGGCGCTGCGCGAGCACCCGCTGCTGAAGAAGCGCAACAAGAGCGGCTGGCAGCGCCACGAACTGTTCAACCAGTATTTCGACAGCCCCGACCACGCCCTGGCCCAGGCGCGCGTCGCGCTGCGCCTGCGCCGCGACGGCGAACAGTACATCCAGACCCTCAAGAGCCGCGGCCAGAGCGTCGCCGGCCTGTCCGAGCGCAACGAATGGGACTGGTATCTGGACAAGCCGAAACTCGACCCGAAAAAGCTCACCGACGACTGCTGGCCGGCCAGCCTCGCAGGCCTCGACAAGAAGACGCTGAAGCCGATCTTCACCACCGATTTCGTGCGCGAAAAGGCCGATATCGCCTGGGGCCGCGGCAAGCAGAAGGTCGTCATCGAGGCCGCGCTCGACCAGGGCCAGGTACTCGCCGGCAAGGCCGCCGAACCGATCAGCGAACTGGAGCTGGAGCTGCGCCAGGGCGAGCCGGCGGCACTGCTGGAGCTGGCCATCGAACTGGCCGCCGAACTGCCGCTGATGCCCTGCGATATCAGCAAGGCCGAGCGTGGCTATCGCCTGCACGACCCGGCGCACTACCAGGTGCAGCTGCCGGCCCCGTCACTCACCGCCACCATGCCGCTGGACCAGGCGATTCCGGCGCTGGCCTGGCACCTGCTGGGCAACAGCGGGCGCCTGGCCGAGCAGTATCGCCACAGCGGGCACTGGCGCCTGCTGGCCGACTGGTTCGAACAGCTGACCGGGCTGCGGGCACTGCTCGCCAGCCTCGGCCAGGCCGCGCCGCGGGCCAGCACCCGTGAGCTGCGCGAGCTGCTCGACGCGCTGATCGGCGACTGGCGCCCGCGCATCGAGGCCGGGCAGCAGGACGAGCAGCTGCGGCAGCAGGCCCCCGGCCTGTTCGCCGAGGAGCTTGGCCAGACCCGTTGGGGGCTGCTCTCGCTCAAGGCCTCGCTGTGGCTGCTGCAAAGCGGCTGGCAGAACGGCCGCAACGCCCGCGGCGATCGCCAGGGCGCTGCCCCGCTGGGCAACTGGCTGCTGCATCTGTGCCGCGATGAAGCCAAGGCGCTGCAGCTGCCGCTGTACCAGCGCCAGCCGGAGGATCTGGCCGAGCAGTTGCCGCGCATGGAGCGCCTGCTGGTCTGGCTGAAGCTCGCCCGCAGCGTGCTCGACCTGCCCGAAGTCGATCGTCTGTATGGCGAGCTGGCCAAGCTGCAGTCGCTGGCCAGCGAACCGCTCAGCGAAGAGAGCCGCCCACGGCGCAGCGAGCAGGCGCATCGCGTCTGGACCCTGCCGGCCTGGAAGCAGCTGGAAAGGTAA
- a CDS encoding GspE/PulE family protein — MTVLNSPARDRFLDLNDLLRELVAQGHVSQDTAEQCLAVRRSMTNTQQHPLEFLAAQQIDDLRHPGRKLDLESLTVWLAEQAGQPYLRIDPLKIDVAAVTPLMSYAFAQRHGILAVAVEPGAVTIASAQPFVQGWEANLTHVLKRPIKRVVANPADIQRFTVEFYRLARSVSGASAGEQKPSGSGNFEQLLNLGASDQEPDANDAHIVNIVDWLFQYAFQQRASDIHIEPRREQGTVRFRIDGVLHNVYQFPPQVSMAVVSRLKSLGRMNVAEKRKPQDGRVKTRTPDGNEVELRLSTLPTAFGEKMVMRIFDPEVLLKSFDQLGFSGDDLKRWQSMTGQPNGIILVTGPTGSGKTTTLYTTLKQLATPEVNVCTIEDPIEMIEGAFNQMQVQHNIDLTFASGVRALMRQDPDIIMVGEIRDLETAEMAIQAALTGHLVLSTLHTNDAPSAITRLLELGVPHYLLKATLLGVMAQRLVRTLCPHCKQPTALDADDWQTLTRPWNAPLPTHAQRAVGCLECRDTGYRGRAGVYEIMLMNDAIKPLITADTDLVALRRAAFKDGMRSLRLSGAQKIAAGLTTIDEVLRVTPQSEQR, encoded by the coding sequence ATGACCGTCTTGAACAGCCCTGCCCGGGACCGCTTTCTCGACCTCAACGACCTGCTGCGCGAACTGGTTGCCCAGGGCCACGTCAGCCAGGACACGGCAGAGCAATGTCTGGCAGTGCGCCGCAGCATGACGAACACCCAGCAACACCCGCTGGAGTTCCTCGCCGCGCAGCAGATCGACGACCTGCGGCATCCCGGGCGCAAGCTCGACCTGGAAAGCCTGACCGTCTGGCTCGCCGAACAGGCCGGCCAACCCTACCTGCGCATCGACCCGCTGAAGATCGATGTCGCCGCCGTCACCCCGCTGATGTCCTACGCGTTCGCCCAGCGGCACGGCATCCTCGCCGTCGCGGTGGAGCCCGGCGCGGTCACCATCGCCAGCGCCCAGCCCTTCGTGCAGGGCTGGGAGGCCAACCTCACCCACGTGCTCAAGCGGCCGATCAAGCGCGTGGTGGCCAACCCGGCGGACATCCAGCGCTTCACCGTCGAGTTCTACCGCCTGGCCCGCTCGGTCAGCGGTGCCTCGGCCGGCGAGCAGAAGCCCAGTGGCAGCGGCAACTTCGAGCAGCTGCTCAACCTCGGCGCCAGCGACCAGGAACCCGACGCCAACGACGCACATATCGTCAACATCGTCGACTGGCTGTTCCAGTACGCCTTCCAGCAGCGCGCCAGCGACATCCACATCGAGCCGCGACGCGAACAGGGCACGGTGCGCTTTCGCATCGACGGCGTGCTGCACAACGTCTATCAGTTTCCGCCGCAGGTCAGCATGGCAGTGGTCAGCCGGTTGAAGTCGCTCGGTCGCATGAACGTCGCCGAGAAACGCAAGCCACAGGACGGCCGGGTCAAGACGCGCACCCCCGACGGCAACGAGGTCGAGCTGCGCCTGTCGACCCTGCCGACCGCGTTTGGCGAAAAGATGGTGATGCGCATCTTCGACCCCGAGGTGCTGCTGAAAAGCTTCGACCAGCTCGGCTTCTCCGGCGACGATCTCAAGCGCTGGCAGAGCATGACCGGCCAACCTAACGGCATCATCCTGGTCACCGGGCCGACCGGCTCGGGCAAGACCACCACGCTCTACACCACGCTCAAGCAGCTGGCGACGCCCGAAGTGAACGTCTGCACCATCGAGGACCCGATCGAGATGATCGAGGGCGCCTTCAACCAGATGCAGGTGCAGCACAACATCGACCTGACCTTTGCCAGCGGTGTACGCGCGCTGATGCGTCAGGACCCGGACATCATCATGGTCGGCGAGATCCGCGACCTGGAGACCGCCGAGATGGCGATCCAGGCGGCGCTCACCGGCCACCTGGTGCTCTCGACCCTGCACACCAACGACGCGCCGAGCGCGATCACCCGCCTGCTCGAACTCGGCGTGCCGCATTACCTGCTCAAGGCCACGCTGCTCGGCGTCATGGCCCAGCGCCTGGTGCGCACCCTCTGCCCGCACTGCAAGCAGCCCACCGCGCTCGACGCCGACGACTGGCAGACGCTGACCCGCCCGTGGAACGCGCCGCTACCGACCCATGCGCAGCGGGCGGTCGGCTGCCTGGAATGCCGCGATACCGGTTATCGCGGGCGCGCCGGGGTCTACGAGATCATGCTGATGAACGACGCCATCAAGCCGCTGATCACCGCCGACACCGACCTCGTTGCGCTGCGCCGGGCCGCGTTCAAGGATGGCATGCGCAGTCTGCGCCTGTCCGGCGCACAGAAGATCGCGGCCGGGCTGACCACCATTGACGAAGTGCTGCGGGTGACACCCCAGAGCGAGCAACGCTAG
- a CDS encoding murein L,D-transpeptidase catalytic domain family protein codes for MLVLLRRLCLAAGLVALASPALAGAPAYEPLVDSLARTAPKLDRQVLTHAVAAMQCAVNNGATPADRLAVIDFSRPSSERRLWIFDLRQQRLLLRDFVAHGQKSGENLATRFSNRVGSHQSSIGLFRTAESYTGKHGYSLRMDGLEPGINDRARERAIVIHPAAYVNPAWIATQGRIGRSQGCPAVRPEVARMVVDSLKGGQFMFSWYPDQKWVRNSAYLNCKPNQVAGILAARSDG; via the coding sequence ATGCTTGTACTGCTTCGACGTCTCTGCCTGGCGGCAGGTCTCGTCGCCCTGGCGTCCCCGGCCCTTGCCGGCGCGCCGGCCTACGAACCGCTGGTCGACAGCCTCGCCAGGACAGCGCCCAAGCTTGACCGTCAAGTCCTTACCCATGCCGTCGCCGCCATGCAGTGCGCGGTGAACAATGGCGCTACGCCGGCCGACCGCCTGGCGGTCATCGATTTCTCCCGTCCCTCGTCCGAGCGTCGCCTGTGGATCTTCGACCTTCGCCAGCAGCGTCTGTTGCTGCGTGATTTCGTGGCCCATGGGCAGAAGTCCGGTGAGAACCTGGCGACGCGCTTTTCCAACCGCGTCGGCAGCCACCAGTCCAGCATCGGGTTGTTCCGCACAGCCGAAAGCTACACCGGCAAGCATGGCTATTCGCTGCGCATGGACGGGCTGGAGCCGGGCATCAACGACCGCGCCCGCGAGCGCGCCATCGTCATCCATCCGGCGGCCTATGTGAACCCGGCCTGGATCGCCACCCAGGGGCGCATCGGTCGCAGCCAGGGCTGCCCGGCAGTACGCCCGGAGGTCGCACGCATGGTGGTCGACAGCCTCAAGGGTGGGCAGTTCATGTTTTCCTGGTATCCGGACCAGAAGTGGGTGCGCAATTCGGCCTACCTGAACTGCAAGCCGAACCAGGTGGCGGGTATCCTGGCCGCGCGTTCGGACGGCTGA
- a CDS encoding L,D-transpeptidase family protein, which yields MFKKRAFCLTVWLVLLPFAATANPPAPTVNPLAEALAAPASSCDVLRPAPVGAALERLEAFYRGRDYQLAWRDYRQIDHLLEALESLADDGLSPASYAPQKIRRLTHSASSDPRHRLCADIVASHAYLQALDHLAHGRLQQDALEPLWRSPDSPAREDPHQTLSRAWRGLDDPRQALASARPELPQYRQLRQVYAERRRQALPDWQPIPAGPSLHPDERDARVPLLRRRLLGDTAAPAGEAERYDATLAAAVRDFQLHHGIEQDGVVGRSTLAALNVSPASRLDQLRINLERLRWLAAELDSRSLLVNIAGASLSYIEDGQTRWRTRTQVGREARRTPPLKSRVTRLTLNPTWTVPPTILREDKLPLIRQDPEYLARSRMSVLDRQGNRLDPATVDWHNPGGIMLRQDAGPENPLGRVAIRFANPFSVYLHDTPSQALFARAGRTTSSGCVRVQDAMHLVDLLLQDGEREHVAELLESGRTHEYRLARPTPILMAYWTAEAQEDGELFFHPDIYHHDAALLRALEAAERSQP from the coding sequence TTGTTCAAAAAACGTGCATTCTGTCTGACCGTCTGGCTGGTTCTACTGCCGTTCGCGGCCACGGCCAATCCACCCGCGCCTACCGTGAATCCGCTTGCCGAGGCGCTGGCGGCGCCCGCAAGCAGTTGCGACGTGCTGCGCCCGGCGCCGGTCGGCGCTGCGCTCGAACGCCTCGAGGCGTTCTATCGCGGTCGCGACTATCAGCTCGCCTGGCGCGACTACCGGCAGATCGATCACCTGCTTGAAGCGTTGGAGTCACTGGCCGACGACGGCCTCTCGCCGGCCAGTTATGCCCCGCAGAAGATCCGCCGGCTGACCCACAGCGCCTCCAGCGACCCACGGCACCGCCTCTGCGCCGACATCGTGGCCAGCCATGCCTACCTGCAGGCGCTGGATCACCTGGCGCACGGCAGGCTCCAGCAGGACGCACTCGAGCCGCTCTGGCGCAGCCCGGACAGCCCTGCACGCGAAGACCCGCACCAGACCCTCTCCCGCGCCTGGCGCGGCCTGGACGACCCACGCCAGGCGCTGGCCTCGGCGCGCCCTGAGCTGCCGCAGTACCGCCAGCTGCGCCAGGTCTACGCCGAACGGCGCCGCCAGGCGCTGCCGGACTGGCAGCCGATACCCGCCGGGCCCAGCCTGCATCCGGACGAGCGCGACGCGCGCGTGCCCCTGCTGCGCCGGCGCTTGCTCGGCGACACGGCTGCGCCCGCGGGCGAAGCCGAGCGCTACGACGCCACACTGGCCGCAGCAGTGCGCGACTTTCAGCTGCATCACGGGATCGAGCAAGACGGCGTGGTCGGTCGCAGCACGCTCGCCGCGCTCAACGTCAGCCCGGCGAGCCGGCTCGATCAACTGCGCATCAACCTCGAGCGGCTGCGCTGGCTGGCGGCCGAGCTGGACTCGCGTTCGCTGTTGGTGAACATCGCCGGCGCCTCGCTCAGCTATATCGAGGACGGCCAGACGCGCTGGCGCACCCGCACCCAGGTCGGCCGCGAAGCGCGGCGCACGCCACCGCTCAAGTCGCGCGTGACGCGCCTGACTCTCAATCCGACCTGGACGGTGCCGCCGACCATCCTGCGCGAGGACAAGCTGCCGCTGATCCGCCAGGATCCGGAGTATCTCGCGCGCAGCCGCATGAGCGTGCTCGACCGCCAGGGCAACCGGCTGGATCCGGCTACGGTCGATTGGCACAACCCCGGCGGCATCATGCTGCGCCAGGACGCCGGGCCGGAGAACCCGCTGGGTCGCGTGGCCATCCGCTTCGCCAATCCCTTCTCGGTCTACCTGCATGACACCCCGAGCCAGGCGCTGTTCGCCCGCGCCGGACGCACCACCAGTTCCGGCTGCGTGCGCGTGCAGGACGCCATGCATCTGGTCGACCTGCTGCTGCAGGATGGCGAGCGCGAGCACGTGGCCGAGCTGCTCGAAAGCGGCCGCACCCACGAATACCGGCTGGCGCGGCCGACGCCCATCCTCATGGCCTACTGGACGGCCGAAGCGCAGGAAGACGGCGAGCTGTTCTTCCATCCCGACATCTACCACCACGATGCCGCGCTGCTGCGGGCCCTCGAGGCGGCCGAGCGCAGCCAGCCCTGA